The proteins below are encoded in one region of Ereboglobus luteus:
- a CDS encoding pectinesterase family protein, giving the protein MRPAAVILFALAGLATMPAKGGAKKADAIVAADGSGDYRTVQEAINKTPQTTSRDNPWIILVKPGDYNETVYIQREKRGVRLVGEDAATTRITHNLNAGALGANGMPLGTFRTATLHLDADDFTIENLTIENSAGNTGQALAIRVDGDRAVFRGCRFLGYQDTVFINRGRQYFENCEITGAVDFIFGGATAWFENCDIVCLRNSYITAASTPKESVHGYVFSRCRVTAASPGIKTHLGRPWRMHAATVFMNCEFADCIRPEGWQKWNVADPAGTVRYAEYRNTGPGAATSGRVSWSRQLTDAEAVAITIHAVLGGTDNWEPRKQRKD; this is encoded by the coding sequence ATGCGTCCGGCCGCCGTCATCCTGTTTGCGCTGGCCGGCCTTGCAACGATGCCGGCGAAGGGCGGCGCAAAAAAAGCCGACGCAATCGTCGCCGCCGACGGCTCCGGCGACTACAGGACGGTGCAGGAGGCCATCAATAAAACCCCGCAGACAACCTCGCGCGACAATCCCTGGATTATCCTCGTCAAACCCGGCGACTACAATGAGACCGTTTACATCCAGCGCGAGAAACGCGGTGTGCGGCTCGTCGGCGAGGACGCGGCCACCACGCGCATCACCCATAACCTCAATGCCGGCGCGCTCGGCGCGAACGGCATGCCGCTCGGCACATTTCGCACTGCCACGCTCCATCTCGACGCGGACGATTTCACAATCGAAAACCTCACGATCGAAAACAGCGCCGGCAACACGGGACAGGCGCTCGCCATTCGCGTGGACGGCGACCGCGCCGTGTTTCGCGGCTGCCGATTTCTCGGTTACCAGGACACGGTGTTCATCAATCGCGGGCGCCAGTATTTTGAGAACTGCGAGATCACGGGCGCGGTCGATTTTATATTCGGGGGCGCGACGGCGTGGTTCGAGAACTGCGACATCGTCTGCCTCCGTAACAGTTACATCACCGCGGCGAGCACGCCGAAAGAAAGCGTGCACGGCTACGTTTTTTCGCGCTGCCGCGTGACTGCCGCGAGCCCCGGAATCAAAACGCATCTCGGGCGCCCCTGGCGCATGCACGCCGCGACGGTGTTTATGAATTGCGAATTCGCCGACTGCATTCGTCCCGAAGGCTGGCAAAAATGGAACGTCGCCGATCCGGCGGGGACTGTTCGTTACGCCGAGTATCGCAACACCGGCCCCGGCGCCGCGACCAGCGGGCGTGTGTCGTGGTCGAGACAACTTACCGATGCCGAGGCCGTCGCAATCACAATCCACGCCGTGCTCGGCGGCACGGATAATTGGGAGCCGCGGAAACAGAGGAAGGACTGA
- the metX gene encoding homoserine O-acetyltransferase MetX, whose translation MNDAAGKNTIERAEPGEVGIVQPRDFVSTGEFVFESGQKLPGFTLRYETYGRLNPARDNAILICHALSGDHHSAGIHTLADRKPGWWNNLIGPGKAVDTNHWFVICSNCLGGCQGSTGPSTINPQTGRVFGMTFPFVTIRDMVRAQKRLIDSLGIESLYAVIGGSMGGMQVLQWGIEYPAFVRKLLPMATTARESAQGIGFNEVGRQAIMQDRDWNHGDYPKNGGPRVGLAIARMMAHITYVSDASMDRKFGRKRTAAESSTAAYTFDAQFEVESYLRYQGEAFINRFDANSYLYITRAIDHFDLAEAHGSLEKAFEKIEAETLVVGFTSDWLFPPEQNREIVLALLREGKRASYAEITTDLGHDSFLLESEELYEIVRGFLK comes from the coding sequence ATGAACGACGCCGCTGGCAAAAACACAATCGAACGCGCCGAACCCGGGGAAGTCGGGATCGTGCAGCCGCGCGATTTTGTTTCGACCGGCGAGTTTGTTTTTGAAAGCGGCCAGAAACTCCCCGGCTTCACGCTCCGCTACGAAACCTACGGACGCCTCAACCCCGCGCGCGACAACGCCATCCTCATCTGCCACGCACTCAGCGGCGATCACCACAGCGCCGGCATCCACACCCTCGCCGACCGCAAGCCCGGCTGGTGGAACAACCTCATCGGCCCCGGCAAAGCGGTCGACACCAACCACTGGTTTGTCATCTGCTCCAACTGCCTCGGCGGCTGCCAGGGCTCGACCGGCCCCTCCACGATCAACCCGCAAACGGGCCGCGTGTTCGGCATGACGTTTCCCTTTGTCACCATCCGCGACATGGTGCGCGCGCAAAAACGCCTGATCGACTCCCTCGGCATCGAATCGCTCTACGCCGTGATCGGCGGCTCGATGGGCGGCATGCAAGTCCTCCAATGGGGCATTGAATATCCCGCCTTTGTTCGCAAACTCCTGCCCATGGCCACCACCGCCCGCGAAAGCGCGCAAGGCATCGGCTTCAACGAAGTCGGACGCCAGGCCATCATGCAGGATCGCGACTGGAACCACGGCGACTATCCCAAAAACGGAGGCCCGCGCGTGGGGCTCGCCATCGCGCGCATGATGGCGCACATCACCTACGTCTCCGACGCGAGCATGGACCGCAAGTTCGGGCGCAAGCGCACCGCCGCCGAAAGCTCCACCGCCGCCTACACATTCGACGCGCAGTTCGAGGTCGAAAGCTACCTGCGCTACCAGGGCGAGGCCTTCATCAATCGTTTCGACGCGAACTCCTATCTCTACATCACCCGCGCCATCGACCACTTCGATCTCGCCGAGGCCCACGGTTCGCTCGAAAAAGCCTTCGAGAAAATCGAGGCCGAAACACTCGTCGTCGGCTTCACGAGCGACTGGTTGTTCCCCCCGGAGCAAAACCGTGAAATCGTCCTCGCCCTGCTCCGCGAAGGCAAGCGCGCCAGCTACGCAGAAATCACCACCGACCTCGGCCACGACTCCTTCCTTCTCGAATCCGAGGAACTCTACGAAATCGTGCGCGGATTTTTGAAATAG
- a CDS encoding inorganic phosphate transporter, which produces MTLFLIVLLTALAFEYINGFHDTANSIATVVSTKVLTPRQAILLATVMNLAGALIMGTSVAKTIGAGIVDTSVIAMPTVLCALLGAIFWNVFTWWLGLPSSSSHALIGGLCGAALASTHGDWSVLHWATGLWPKVVGPMLIAPCVGFVVAAIVMFTLYKALSRVRPRFINMIFGKLQVMSAAWMGFSHGSNDAQKTMGIVTLALLTGTQTGAFKDLPEWLSFLRVETMEVHTWVIIACALTMAAGTAAGGWRIIKTMGHKMVKLQPINGFAAETTAAMVIETATHFGVPLSTTHVISTSIMGVGSVKRFSAVKWGIVGRIVWAWVLTIPVTGLIGYGLMRLAHLLFSFEWMA; this is translated from the coding sequence ATGACTCTTTTCCTGATCGTCCTGCTGACTGCGCTCGCCTTTGAATACATCAACGGCTTCCACGACACCGCCAACTCCATCGCCACAGTCGTCTCCACCAAGGTGCTCACGCCCCGCCAGGCGATCCTGCTGGCCACCGTCATGAACCTCGCCGGCGCGCTCATCATGGGCACCAGCGTGGCGAAGACAATCGGCGCGGGAATCGTGGACACCAGCGTGATCGCGATGCCCACGGTGCTCTGCGCACTGCTCGGCGCGATTTTTTGGAACGTCTTCACCTGGTGGCTCGGCCTGCCGTCGAGCTCCAGCCACGCGCTCATCGGCGGGCTCTGCGGCGCGGCGCTCGCCTCCACGCACGGCGACTGGAGCGTGCTCCACTGGGCCACCGGCCTTTGGCCCAAGGTCGTCGGCCCCATGTTGATCGCGCCGTGCGTCGGGTTTGTGGTGGCGGCGATCGTCATGTTCACGCTTTACAAGGCGTTGAGCCGCGTGCGACCGCGCTTTATCAACATGATTTTCGGAAAACTCCAGGTGATGAGCGCCGCGTGGATGGGTTTCAGCCATGGCTCCAACGACGCGCAAAAAACCATGGGCATCGTCACCCTCGCGCTCCTCACCGGCACGCAAACAGGCGCGTTCAAGGACCTGCCCGAATGGCTCTCGTTCCTGCGCGTCGAGACGATGGAAGTGCACACCTGGGTCATCATCGCCTGCGCGCTCACCATGGCCGCCGGCACCGCCGCGGGCGGCTGGCGCATCATCAAAACCATGGGCCACAAGATGGTAAAACTTCAGCCCATAAACGGCTTCGCCGCCGAGACAACCGCCGCCATGGTCATCGAAACCGCCACGCATTTCGGCGTGCCGCTCTCGACCACGCATGTCATCTCGACCTCGATCATGGGCGTCGGCTCGGTGAAGCGTTTCAGCGCGGTCAAGTGGGGCATCGTCGGGCGCATCGTCTGGGCCTGGGTGCTCACCATACCGGTGACGGGGCTGATCGGCTACGGCCTGATGCGACTCGCGCACTTGCTATTTTCGTTTGAATGGATGGCATAA
- a CDS encoding TetR/AcrR family transcriptional regulator — protein sequence MSEIAKDVGIKTPGLYAHFAGKTELFLDLVSLVIEQELSYTQQFLNEPGTPEKRLSAFLRETGRRFESSPQLRFILNAAYVPPRSIEKKIAKSMQGYFDGIEQIVQNVFKNLPPSRMTSRQLAAAYIGIIDSLQAELLYGGHEKFQKRLDAMWALFCLAIK from the coding sequence ATGTCCGAAATCGCAAAGGACGTCGGGATTAAAACCCCCGGCCTCTACGCTCACTTTGCGGGCAAGACCGAGCTTTTCCTCGATCTTGTGAGTCTCGTAATTGAGCAGGAACTTTCCTACACCCAGCAATTCCTCAACGAACCCGGAACCCCCGAAAAACGTCTCTCCGCGTTCCTTCGCGAAACTGGCCGGCGCTTCGAGTCCAGTCCGCAGCTGCGCTTCATCCTCAACGCCGCCTACGTTCCCCCGCGGTCAATCGAAAAAAAGATCGCGAAGTCCATGCAGGGTTATTTCGACGGGATTGAGCAAATTGTGCAGAACGTCTTCAAGAACCTGCCGCCATCACGAATGACCTCCCGGCAGCTTGCCGCGGCCTACATCGGGATCATCGATAGCCTCCAGGCGGAGCTGCTCTACGGGGGACATGAGAAATTCCAAAAACGCCTTGATGCGATGTGGGCGCTTTTTTGCCTCGCAATCAAATAG